The window TCCTCCTGGCTCAACGCTATCACAGACAGAACATATCGTTGAGCAAGTGGTTTTAGCGGCCAAACGGGTCGACAGTCAATACACCAACGAAGTGGAAGGTGGAGAGCCATTAGTTCGTCATATTACTGAGCAATACAATGTGAACGGAGATGCCGACGAATCTGGGCCTCATATTGCTACCGTGCGTCTGGATTTACTCAGTGCTGAAGTGAGAAATAGTTTGATGGCTGACGTGCTCAGCGACTGGGAAAAAGAGACGGGCGAATTAGCGGCACCGGTGTCTCTGGTCTTTAAGCAACCTTCATTGGGGCCTGGTGGTAAAGATGTTGAATTGCGTATTCAACATGATGATTTATCAGTACTTAAAGAGGCATCCATCGATATCCAAGCCTTTTTAGCTCAGTTTCAAGGTGTCAGTGGCGTGATAGACGACATGCGTTTAGGGAAACCAGAGCTAAAGATAAGTTTACGCGCTGGTGCTGAGAATTATGGTGTGAATGGGCAAATGGTCGCCACTCAGTTACGAGCCGCTTACTTTGGTCAGACGGCGGATGAAATCCAGGTTGGCCCCGAGAATATTAAGATTCAGGTCATGTTGGATAAGCAGCAAGCCGGTGATTTATCGGAACTCAAACGATTTCCGGTCACGCTAGCGAATGGTTCGCATGTCCCGCTTTCTATGGTGGCTACGATTGAATATCAGCGTAATTTTGTTCGAATACAGCGTATTGACGGGTTCCGTACGGTCACGGTTTCAGCGGACCTCAATCAGAGTGTGATTAGCTCTAATGAGCTATTAGAGCAATTCAAAAAGGTCGAATTGCCGAAGTTGCGAAAAGATTATCCGGGGTTGCGAGTTAACTTTGAAGGTTCAGCCAGAGATATGGCTGCTGCGAGTAACTCGATGCTGACAGGCTTTTTACTCGGTGTATTTGGCGTTTTCGTTATCCTGAGTTTCCAATTCCGCAGCTACCTCGAACCTGCGGTGGTGTTAGTGACCATTCCTCTTGCGTTTATTGGCGTGTTATGGGGGCATTTATTACTTGGCCATCCAATGAGTTTACCTGGAATGTTAGGGTTTGTTTCATTGGCTGGGGTTGTGGTGAATGATTCAATATTGCTGGTTCAGTATATTCGTCAGCACCTAAATGATGGGGAATCGCTACACGATGCTGTTGTGTTTGCCAGTCGAGAGCGATTCCGAGCTGTATTCTTAACGTCCATAACTACCGCTGCGGGTTTGTTGCCATTGCTGCTTGAAACCAGTTTGCAGGCTGAGATTATTAAACCATTGGTTATCTCAATTGTGTTTGGCATCTTCACATCGACGCTTTTGGTGTTATTCATGATACCCGCAGCTTACGCCATATTGGGAGACTTTGGTTTAGTCAAAGCTCATCACAGGCAAGTTAGTGCAGTGGATGTATCTGCTTAAACAGTATGGATGGCGAAGTAAGAAAAGCCTGTGAAAGCGGAGCCAAATTATGGTTTTCCGTGTGGGGGTATCAACGAGGATGGAAGAGTTCATGCCCGACTTATTCAATCCTTATCTGACATGGCCAACCATAACAATGGAACAAGTTCTAGAAAACTAAAGAAGCAGAAATGTTATGAAAATCAATCAAAAATAGGAGTTGAAACTGTGAAAAGAGTACAGTTTAGCCGCTATGGCGGTCCGGAAGTTATGTCATTTGGTGAGTATGCTCTATCAGAACTTGCTCCTAATCGGGTGCGTGTCCGTGTAAAGACCGCTGCACTAAATCCACTTGATTGGAAGTTACGCCAAGGCGTAATGAAGTTTGTAACTGGGAGAAAGTTTCCGCAGGGTATGGGATCCGATTTTGCGGGTGTTGTCGAAAGCGTAGGCTCTCAAGTGACAGATTTTGAAGTTGGTGATGAAGTATTTGGCACCGTCGAGATTAAAAGACAGGGAGCCTTCGCCGAACTGGTTGATGCTGATGCCAGCTTGTTGGTACACAAACCAACAGCAATATCCTTTAGCGAAGCTGCCTGTATTCCAATCCCAGCGGCAACAGCTTGGGCTGCGGTTATTGATGCAGCAAACGCAAGAGAAGGCGCACATATTTTTATTAATGGCTGTAGTGGCGCAGTAGGTAGCTTCGCTGTCCAATTAGCTCTTGCTTATGGTGCTTGCGTATCTGGCTCTTGTGGTACGTCGTCTGCACAAAGCGTACAAGCAGCCGGAGTTACTCCCGTCTTTGCGTATGAAGACAAAGCTGCAATGGTAACAAACGGTCCTTACGACGCGGTATTTGATACATTGGGAACACTTCCTGTAACAGATGGCTTAGCTATGCTTAAGAAAAGAGGGCGTTTTATTGATATTAATCCCACTCCAGGAAGAATGCTCCGAGGCTTTGTGTCCGGTCGCTATAAGATGGTATTTGCAACATCAGGTTTTAAGAGCCTGCAAAATATCGCAGACGTAGCAATGGACGGGAAACTCCGTTCATCCATTGCTTTAGAAGTACCATTCTCAGAGGCATTGAACGTTATCAAAGACGCTGAATTAGGTAAGCGTCCACCTGGTAGAGTTGTGCTAGTTATGTAAATGAAAGAACTTTGTTATGCTCCAATGGAGCTGGACACTCAATTAAGCGAATTTCATATATCTAAAGTTATCCGCATTTTTCTAATTTAAGTGATTAATCTAACAAACTTTTGTCCAGAAGTGAGTTACAACGAGTATGATACTTTAGTACTTAGTATGAGAACTTTAATACTCTCTTACAATGGTACCGATGAACGGGAAGTACTCGTAATATTACTCTCAAGGCCTTCAGGGTAGCTCCTGGAAGCGATTTCCCCTTGTGTAACTGACCTCGCCAATGCTGGAGGTTACCCAGGTAGAGTCAAAACCTGACGGTACCGCTTTTTGTGTATTTAGCCTTTAGAAACGACTCTATCCCTTTTAGGACACAAATTTTATGTGCCAATAGGGATTGTATGCTTGCTACTGCACCTCAGCCTATTACTTTCCGAGTAAACCATGTTTATGAAAAACTTCGTTGAGCAAGTATATTTTCTTCCAGAGCGAACCATTAACTTTGGTGAAAGTGAGTGACTTACCCCAGGGGTAAGTTTTATATGCTTTTAGTTGTTGTCTGTTGACAATCAATAGCATTAAAAAGACCAATCGAGGAAATGCCGGAGTTTGAACGTAAAGTGCTCGACTCGCTGCGTGAGCCGCTTGAGTCGGGCGAAATCATTATTTCCCGCGCGCAGGGCAAAACCCGCTTTCCGGCCCGCTTTCAGTTAGTCGGGGCGCTCAATCCCAGTCCGACCGGCTATTACGAAGGCAATCAGGCCCGAGCCAATCCGCAGATGATCCTGCGTTATCTGAGCCGTTTGTCCGGTCCGCTGCTGGACCGGTTTGATATGTCGATTGAAATTCCGGCGCTGCCCAAAGGTACGCTGGCCCATGGTGGCGATCGCGGTGAAGCGACCGCCATAGTCAAACAGCGCGTGCAGCAGGCACGTGAAGTGATGCTGGCGCGCAGCGGCAAGGTTAATGCGTTGCTGCAGAGCCGCGAAATCGAGCAATTTTGTCCGCTCAACCAGGCGGATGCGGAATTTCTCGAAAACGCGCTGCATCAGCTCGGACTGTCGATCCGGGCTTACCACCGCATCATCAAGGTGGCGCGTACCATTGCCGATCTGCAGGGCGAAGCGCACATTCAGCGCGTGCATCTGGCGGAAGCGCTCGGTTACCGCGCTATGGATCGGTTACTGAAACAACTCACTGCGCAATCGGTGTAGCTCGTCGGTCAGTACGGCTACTCTGACCATTGGCGCGGATATTTCATTCAATGGGTAAGCGGGTATAATGGCGCGCTGTTTTTTTATTCAAATATCTGACCCCGGTTCCGATTATGCTGGCTTACCCTTTACTGATACTTAATGTTTTGCTGGTGGTGCTGAACACCATTGTTGCGTCTGTGTTGATCTGTGCCATCGCGCTGGTCAAGGTGCTGCTGCCGAGCGCCAGGCTGAAAACGGCGGCGACGCGGATAGCAGATAAAGTCATGTGGCTGTGGGCCAGTTTGAATCTGGTGATTCTGACTGTGTCGAACCGGGTGGAGTGGCAGATTGAAGGCGGAGAGCAACTGCATAAACAGGGCTGGTACCTGATGATGAGTAACCATCTCAGCTGGACCGATATTGTCGTGCTGTGCAGCGTGTTTAAAGATCGCATCCCGATGCCGAAATTTTTCCTTAAGCAGCAACTGCTGTATGTGCCGTTTATCGGCATGGGGTGCTGGGCGCTGGATATGCCGTTTATGCGCCGCTATTCGCGCGAGTATTTGCTGCGTCATCCTGAAAAACGGGGCCAGGATCTGGCCACCACGCGCCGTTCGTGCGAAAAATTCAAACATAACCCAACCACAGTGGTGAACTATGTCGAAGGTACTCGCTTTACCAGTGACAAGCAGCAGCGCAGCCGTTTCGCCTTATCAGCATCTGCTGGCACCGAAATCCGGCGGCATTGCTTATACCCTGGCAGCTATGGGTGAGCAGTTCTCAAATATTATTGATGTGACCCTGGCTTATCCGGACAACAGTGATAAGCCGTTTCGTGACATGCTGATGGGACGCATGAAGCGTATTGTGGTCCGGATTGAAGTGCTGCCGGTCGATGAGCAGGTCCGTGGCGACTACTTTAATGACAAGCCGTACAAGCGTCAGTTTCAGCGTTGGCTGGGTGGTGTATGGCAGGCTAAGGACGAGCGCCTGGCGCAAATTTATGCCGCTCGCCCGGAGCATGACACAGCGCCGCAGGAGCAAGAGCCCAGCGCCTCTGTCGGTCAGTAGGAAGTCCGGGTCACAGGGCAGTACCTTCCCATTCCGGGGGATGAGCTTGGCGTTCAGGGTAGTAACACTAACCTTTAGCCGCAAAGACACAAAAGGGAGCTGCAGCTCCCTTTTGTGTCTTTGTTGTCTCCCGCCTGTGCGGGCCACAATTTATTTCGTCATCAGGTTAATACGTCAGCCGGTTATTTCGCTAGCAGGAAATTGACCAGTTCGATGTACTCATCAACGGTTTTGATGTCCTGAGCCTGAACCAGGTAGTGGTTGTTGACTACAACTGACGGTACGCCGCGCAGACCGCTCGCCTGGAACTGTTTATCAAAACGACGCACCATAGAGTCAACCGCAAAGCCGTTGAATGCCGCGTCAAATTTCTCGCCGCTGATGCCTTCGTCTGTGAAGATCTGGCGCAGCTCAGCGTCGTCTTTTGGTGGTTTACGCAGATTATGGATGCGGTTAAACATCACCGGAATCATTTTGTTTTCCACGCCCAGAGAGACCATGGTCGCGTAAGCTTTACTCATTGACTGGCCCATGTTGCCGCCCATGAACGAGACATGGTTCTTTTGCAGTTTCACACCTTCAGGCAGGCCGGCCTGCAGTTGTTTTACAATCGGTTCGAACGCATTACAGTGCGGGCAGTAAAATGAGAAATATTCGACTACGCTCGGTTTGCTCGAAGGTTCCAGGTCCAGCACTTTGTAATGCATACCTTCTTTGAACTGTGCAGCATGTGCTGACAGGCTTAACATCAGGGTTGCAACCAGTGCAAACAGCTTTTTCATTCGTGACTCCATGATTCTTATTGAATTGCAATTTACCATTGTGGCATCAGAGAGAGCGCCGGCTCTTCTAATGCGGCGAGTTGTTCTTTAAATGCCAGTACCTGACTCTCCCAGTATTTCGGGTCATTGAACCAGGGAAAGGCCAGTGGAAAGGCCGGATCCTGCCAGCGCTTTGCCAACCACGCCATATAGTGCACCATTCGTAGACCACGCAGGGGCTCGATTAGTTTCAACTGACTGTGGTTAAAATCGCAGAACTCCTGGTAGCCTTCAAGCACAATATCCAGTTGCAGCAGTTTTTCCTGCCGTTCGCCACTGAGTAACATCCATAAATCCTGCACTGCCGGACCGTTACGCGCGTCATCCAGATCAACGAACATCGGCCCGTCACGCCACAGAATATTACCCGGATGGCAGTCGCCATGCAGACGAATCGGGTTGTAATCGGGTTGCCAGTGTTGTTCGATACGCGCGATCAGCAAATCGAGATCATTGAAGAAACTGGTTTCGAGGTGAGCCGGAATACATTGTGATTGCAGCAGCAGGGCGCGCGGCTGATAGAGGTATTCGTCCAGGCCGATGGTCGGACGATGGCGGAAGGTCTGGCTGGCCCCCACTT is drawn from Vibrio sp. CDRSL-10 TSBA and contains these coding sequences:
- a CDS encoding thiol:disulfide interchange protein DsbA/DsbL translates to MKKLFALVATLMLSLSAHAAQFKEGMHYKVLDLEPSSKPSVVEYFSFYCPHCNAFEPIVKQLQAGLPEGVKLQKNHVSFMGGNMGQSMSKAYATMVSLGVENKMIPVMFNRIHNLRKPPKDDAELRQIFTDEGISGEKFDAAFNGFAVDSMVRRFDKQFQASGLRGVPSVVVNNHYLVQAQDIKTVDEYIELVNFLLAK
- a CDS encoding NAD(P)-dependent alcohol dehydrogenase — encoded protein: MKAEPNYGFPCGGINEDGRVHARLIQSLSDMANHNNGTSSRKLKKQKCYENQSKIGVETVKRVQFSRYGGPEVMSFGEYALSELAPNRVRVRVKTAALNPLDWKLRQGVMKFVTGRKFPQGMGSDFAGVVESVGSQVTDFEVGDEVFGTVEIKRQGAFAELVDADASLLVHKPTAISFSEAACIPIPAATAWAAVIDAANAREGAHIFINGCSGAVGSFAVQLALAYGACVSGSCGTSSAQSVQAAGVTPVFAYEDKAAMVTNGPYDAVFDTLGTLPVTDGLAMLKKRGRFIDINPTPGRMLRGFVSGRYKMVFATSGFKSLQNIADVAMDGKLRSSIALEVPFSEALNVIKDAELGKRPPGRVVLVM
- a CDS encoding serine/threonine protein kinase; its protein translation is MTQASFHFDALTPDLMWFALESIGVRAESGFLALNSYENRVYQFTDEERRRFVVKFYRPQRWSVEQIQEEHDFALQLAEAEIPLAAPLVINGMTLHHYQGYHFALFNSVGGRQFEVDNEEQLEWVGRFLGRIHKVGASQTFRHRPTIGLDEYLYQPRALLLQSQCIPAHLETSFFNDLDLLIARIEQHWQPDYNPIRLHGDCHPGNILWRDGPMFVDLDDARNGPAVQDLWMLLSGERQEKLLQLDIVLEGYQEFCDFNHSQLKLIEPLRGLRMVHYMAWLAKRWQDPAFPLAFPWFNDPKYWESQVLAFKEQLAALEEPALSLMPQW